Proteins co-encoded in one Nonlabens agnitus genomic window:
- a CDS encoding glycosyltransferase family 4 protein → MRILQLIDSLHPGGAERMAINIANALVGQVEVSALCCTREEGDLKDQLESGVRYLFADRKGRLGVRGIWRIIKFVKKHKLTHIHAHSSSIYIGFILKCIIPRLHLIWHDHYGNAGFVSQRSIRRYQWMSVKIDVIIAVNKQLQEWALDHKLSQKVVYLQNFIRPSSNKLVARKNFLETQSKTVICLANLRPQKNHKLLIKAWATLKTEYPDWELLLIGKKFQDEYQQMLIDLIKQYGLSQEVKLLGSVNNASVWMDKASIGVLSSSSEGLPLSLLEYGLAGLPVVVTDVGACREVVGNTSIVIPAGDLDQFTHALSRLMSNSALRSNLGQAFKGRVEAEFGEEKFLQSLLELYRSVHDKN, encoded by the coding sequence ATGCGCATCCTCCAACTCATCGACAGTCTTCACCCTGGCGGCGCAGAGCGTATGGCGATCAACATAGCGAACGCTTTGGTAGGTCAAGTTGAAGTATCGGCGCTTTGCTGCACTAGGGAAGAAGGAGATTTAAAAGATCAGCTGGAGTCCGGTGTACGGTATCTTTTTGCAGATCGTAAAGGGCGATTAGGGGTACGCGGTATCTGGAGAATAATAAAATTTGTAAAAAAGCATAAGCTTACCCACATTCATGCACATTCTTCATCCATCTACATAGGGTTTATACTAAAATGCATCATACCAAGACTCCATTTGATCTGGCATGATCATTATGGCAACGCAGGTTTTGTTTCTCAAAGATCTATAAGGAGATACCAGTGGATGTCTGTTAAAATTGATGTGATTATCGCGGTCAATAAGCAATTACAGGAATGGGCGCTAGATCATAAGCTTTCTCAAAAAGTCGTGTACTTACAAAACTTTATAAGACCATCATCAAATAAGCTAGTTGCCCGAAAAAATTTTTTAGAAACCCAATCAAAAACAGTGATTTGCTTAGCAAATTTACGCCCTCAAAAAAACCATAAGCTGCTCATAAAAGCTTGGGCGACACTTAAAACTGAATATCCCGATTGGGAACTTCTATTGATCGGGAAGAAGTTTCAAGATGAGTATCAGCAAATGCTTATAGATTTGATCAAACAATATGGCTTGTCTCAAGAAGTAAAACTTTTGGGTTCTGTGAACAATGCTTCCGTATGGATGGATAAAGCGAGTATTGGTGTTCTAAGTTCGTCATCTGAGGGTTTGCCACTTTCCTTATTAGAGTACGGCCTGGCAGGATTACCGGTGGTCGTCACTGATGTGGGTGCCTGTAGGGAAGTGGTAGGCAACACCTCCATAGTTATTCCTGCAGGAGATTTGGATCAATTCACACATGCCCTAAGCCGATTAATGTCTAATTCAGCTTTAAGGAGTAATTTAGGCCAAGCATTTAAAGGCCGAGTGGAAGCAGAGTTTGGAGAAGAGAAGTTTCTCCAATCCCTGTTGGAACTGTATCGATCCGTTCATGATAAAAATTGA
- a CDS encoding glycosyltransferase: MNLLVISDAHLLTIDGKKVAYAPYIKEMDLWMDKVCATTIVSPDKLDGFLLYKPFARQDFRHIGTKRLEFHKISSAITSLFSIPFQIWTLYLEMKKADHIHLRAPGNLALLAGLVAISLPRKRKSVKYAGNWDPNSKQPLSYRWQKRLFSSSKWSKNTKVMAYGQWKNQSENIVPFFTASYSKTDRKVFLKELVSPVQIIFVGTISKNKNPQLLIELIEGLHEHGIAAQAHFYGDGPMMHQLKQHANPTMATELSRSQPQSDLNAGSSLSTERSRSQVEDSSTPQCNPVSSLSIERSRSQVENSSKPQSNPVSSDSRETDGDSNHLSPLKKRPSHTERSRSEDNGADTDATRVTERSRSQPQSDPNAGSSLSTERSRSQVEDSSTPQSNPVSSLLTERSRSQVENRSEPQSNPVSSDSREMDGSQNTHSFQKKPPSRTEPSQSEDNRTSNLSPLGKCPQDNGAFTFHGNQPAEVVKKAYKQAHFLFLASQSEGWPKAVAEAMWHGCVPIASPVSCVPWMLNNNGDPDLETLFQNTPGQSEPVEDVLVANKLKAKSETPRGLIFTKTNHTITDLQWLINNPDHYQMISQAAQTWSQQYTLEDFEKEIVKLLKNQI, from the coding sequence ATGAATCTTCTGGTAATTTCAGATGCTCACCTACTGACAATTGACGGTAAAAAAGTCGCATACGCACCCTATATTAAAGAAATGGATTTGTGGATGGATAAGGTGTGCGCAACGACCATTGTTAGTCCTGATAAACTGGATGGTTTTCTACTTTACAAACCATTCGCACGTCAAGATTTTAGACATATAGGAACCAAAAGATTAGAGTTTCATAAGATCAGTTCCGCAATTACATCATTATTTTCAATTCCATTCCAAATATGGACCCTGTACTTGGAAATGAAAAAGGCAGACCATATTCACCTACGGGCTCCAGGAAATCTAGCCTTGTTAGCAGGGTTGGTAGCCATATCGCTTCCGCGAAAGCGTAAATCCGTTAAATATGCCGGGAATTGGGATCCTAATTCAAAACAACCTTTATCCTATCGCTGGCAAAAGCGTCTCTTTTCAAGCTCAAAATGGAGTAAGAATACCAAAGTGATGGCCTACGGGCAGTGGAAAAACCAATCGGAAAACATAGTGCCCTTTTTCACGGCTTCGTATTCTAAAACTGACAGAAAGGTATTCCTAAAAGAGTTGGTGAGTCCAGTACAAATCATCTTTGTCGGTACGATATCAAAGAACAAAAACCCGCAATTGTTGATAGAATTGATAGAAGGACTACATGAGCACGGCATTGCCGCACAAGCTCATTTCTACGGCGACGGCCCCATGATGCATCAACTAAAACAACACGCCAACCCAACCATGGCGACTGAGCTTAGCCGAAGTCAACCCCAAAGCGACCTCAATGCTGGTTCGAGTCTGTCGACTGAGCGCAGCCGAAGTCAAGTCGAGGACAGTTCAACACCTCAATGCAATCCAGTCTCGAGCCTGTCGATTGAGCGTAGCCGAAGTCAAGTCGAGAATAGTTCAAAACCACAAAGCAATCCGGTTTCGAGCGACAGTCGAGAAACGGATGGTGATTCAAACCATCTTTCCCCACTGAAAAAACGTCCATCCCACACAGAGCGTAGTCGAAGTGAGGACAATGGCGCCGATACCGATGCAACTAGGGTGACTGAGCGTAGCCGAAGTCAACCCCAGAGCGACCCCAATGCCGGTTCGAGTCTGTCGACTGAGCGCAGCCGAAGTCAAGTCGAGGACAGTTCAACACCACAAAGCAATCCAGTTTCGAGCCTGTTGACTGAGCGTAGCCGAAGTCAAGTCGAGAACCGTTCAGAACCTCAAAGCAATCCAGTTTCGAGCGACAGTCGAGAAATGGATGGTAGTCAAAACACCCATTCCTTTCAAAAAAAACCTCCATCTCGCACTGAGCCTAGTCAAAGTGAGGACAATAGGACTAGCAACCTTTCCCCTCTGGGGAAATGTCCGCAGGACAATGGGGCTTTCACCTTCCACGGCAACCAACCCGCTGAGGTGGTCAAAAAGGCCTATAAACAAGCCCATTTCCTATTTTTAGCCTCCCAAAGTGAAGGATGGCCCAAGGCAGTGGCCGAAGCCATGTGGCACGGCTGCGTACCTATAGCCTCACCAGTGAGCTGCGTACCTTGGATGCTGAATAACAATGGTGATCCTGATTTAGAAACCTTATTTCAAAATACTCCAGGTCAGTCTGAGCCTGTCGAAGACGTGTTAGTAGCAAATAAGCTTAAAGCAAAATCAGAAACTCCAAGAGGCCTCATCTTTACCAAAACAAATCACACCATAACCGACCTACAATGGCTTATAAATAATCCAGATCATTATCAAATGATTTCCCAAGCAGCACAAACCTGGTCACAGCAATACACCCTAGAAGACTTTGAAAAGGAAATCGTAAAATTGCTAAAAAATCAAATCTAA
- a CDS encoding glycosyltransferase family 2 protein — MKLKISLIICTYQRPDAITRLIASVKSQSRCPDQMIIVDGSQDQKTKDRLGEIEIANLKYFQVSDGDRGLTKQRNYGISKVSDDIDIVAFLDDDVVLNLDYFERLLETYVNYPDAMGVGGYITNEVVWEKTHHIEENDIRNFYFDGYRRKESSRYKLRRELGLVQKEPPGFYPDFGHGRSIGFLPPSGKIYQTETLMGGVSSFPLHVLKEHKFSEYFKGYGLYEDADFSLRLSKLGNLYVNTAAQLEHHHDASGRPNSYKYGKMVVRNGWYVWRVKNPDPTLRDRLKWYQITLLLIAIRCVNIVTTQERRSAFQEMMGRLTGMFSLIGNKPSSTQTYTCLNICKVLK, encoded by the coding sequence TTGAAATTGAAGATTTCACTCATCATTTGCACCTACCAACGACCTGATGCCATCACGCGTTTGATAGCTTCGGTAAAATCTCAATCTAGGTGTCCAGATCAGATGATCATAGTAGATGGTTCGCAAGATCAAAAAACTAAAGATCGACTAGGTGAAATAGAAATAGCAAACTTAAAATACTTCCAAGTCTCTGACGGTGATCGTGGCCTTACGAAACAACGTAATTATGGAATCTCAAAAGTTTCTGATGACATTGACATTGTAGCCTTTTTGGATGATGATGTCGTTTTAAACTTAGACTACTTTGAACGCTTATTGGAGACCTATGTAAATTATCCCGACGCCATGGGAGTAGGAGGCTATATCACCAATGAGGTAGTTTGGGAAAAGACTCATCACATTGAAGAGAACGATATACGTAATTTCTACTTCGACGGCTACCGTCGTAAGGAAAGCAGTAGGTATAAGCTGAGACGTGAATTAGGCCTGGTTCAAAAAGAACCTCCAGGTTTTTATCCAGATTTCGGACACGGCAGGTCCATTGGATTCTTACCGCCTTCAGGTAAAATATATCAAACCGAAACCTTGATGGGTGGCGTTTCCAGTTTTCCTTTACACGTGCTAAAAGAGCATAAGTTTTCTGAGTACTTTAAAGGTTACGGGCTATATGAAGATGCAGATTTTAGTTTACGCCTTTCCAAGTTAGGAAACTTATATGTAAACACTGCAGCACAGTTAGAACACCACCATGATGCGTCAGGTAGACCGAATTCCTATAAATACGGAAAAATGGTTGTGCGCAATGGCTGGTATGTCTGGCGTGTCAAGAATCCTGATCCAACTCTACGCGATAGGTTAAAATGGTATCAGATCACATTGCTCTTAATCGCAATTAGATGTGTCAATATTGTTACAACTCAAGAAAGGAGGAGCGCCTTTCAAGAAATGATGGGTCGGTTGACTGGAATGTTCTCGTTAATAGGCAATAAGCCTTCATCAACACAAACATATACCTGCCTTAACATTTGTAAAGTCTTAAAATAA
- a CDS encoding exostosin domain-containing protein encodes MIKLYTIQEMLVPEHRGCAHPLIFDLHYFENTDPITHEHYSLIENPEDADAFIFPIDILSREFRLHKKEYADFLKMAKSHSKKVFVYTGGDYGTTIEDPAVITWRLAGSASTNSAQTIIMPSMINDPVQHKIAELLYLPLKSKPQIAFTGFADKSPIETVRYLLANKIANLKRLLAIDRSDCQDFFNAPAKRYDYLKSLEMSKVIDTDFIYRKKYRAGATNQETRKKTTLEFFQNLTTSPYTFCMRGAGNFSVRFYESLACGRIPVVIDTDIVLPLENIIDWNKHICLIKPDQQIDEKLYDFHQQFTEQTFLECQAGNRKLYETQLVRHHYFCSIHDHLKAML; translated from the coding sequence ATGATAAAGCTCTACACCATACAAGAAATGCTGGTTCCAGAGCATCGAGGTTGTGCGCATCCGCTAATTTTTGATCTGCATTATTTTGAAAATACAGATCCGATTACACATGAGCATTATTCATTAATAGAAAATCCAGAGGATGCGGATGCTTTTATTTTTCCAATTGATATTTTATCGCGAGAGTTCAGACTACACAAAAAAGAGTATGCAGACTTTTTGAAGATGGCAAAAAGCCATTCAAAAAAAGTTTTCGTTTACACGGGTGGCGATTATGGCACCACAATCGAGGACCCTGCTGTTATCACTTGGAGGCTAGCTGGGAGCGCATCAACAAACAGCGCACAAACCATCATCATGCCGTCCATGATCAATGATCCAGTGCAGCATAAAATAGCAGAATTGCTTTATCTACCCTTAAAATCAAAACCTCAAATTGCCTTCACAGGATTTGCAGATAAAAGTCCTATCGAAACAGTCCGATATTTACTTGCTAATAAAATAGCAAACCTAAAGCGACTGTTGGCAATCGATCGCAGCGATTGCCAGGATTTTTTTAATGCACCCGCAAAGCGCTACGATTATCTAAAAAGTTTAGAGATGTCTAAGGTAATAGATACGGACTTCATTTATAGAAAAAAGTATCGTGCAGGAGCGACTAACCAAGAAACCCGAAAGAAGACAACACTAGAGTTTTTTCAAAACCTCACGACATCACCGTATACATTCTGTATGCGTGGCGCTGGAAATTTTTCTGTAAGGTTTTATGAATCGCTTGCCTGTGGTAGGATTCCAGTCGTGATAGATACCGACATTGTACTACCGCTGGAAAACATAATCGATTGGAATAAACATATTTGTCTTATAAAACCAGATCAACAAATCGATGAAAAATTGTATGATTTTCATCAACAGTTTACTGAACAGACCTTTCTTGAATGTCAAGCCGGTAACAGAAAGTTATATGAGACGCAACTAGTCAGGCATCACTATTTTTGCAGTATCCACGATCATTTAAAGGCTATGCTTTGA
- a CDS encoding glycosyltransferase family 2 protein, with product MTRISFLITHYNRPGALKLCVDSILKLKGENDEIIVSDDSSNQEAINSISNLRSVRIIMSDVNEGLASNINKGIKACSGKYIIYCQEDFRLNLKLKDYLPDLIDSIEKNFVDLIRFSSFLKFNQTISINNFLAVIPRFSWENFFQNFYRYSDHPFLVKKEFYEKYGYYLENTSGRYGETEYGVRLAKSKAIIGITKQQFAFSIEESESTLINEIAPTVGSGMLNKKSRVILRAFRLYLEWLLYNNNKRGLITYRNGRKLSS from the coding sequence ATGACACGCATCAGTTTCTTAATCACTCACTATAATAGACCTGGTGCCTTAAAACTATGCGTTGATAGTATTCTAAAGCTAAAGGGTGAAAACGATGAAATTATTGTTAGTGACGATTCAAGCAATCAGGAAGCTATTAATAGTATTTCAAATTTGCGTAGTGTAAGAATTATAATGTCTGATGTTAATGAAGGCCTAGCAAGTAATATTAATAAGGGAATTAAGGCCTGTTCAGGTAAGTATATTATCTACTGTCAGGAAGACTTTAGATTGAACTTAAAATTAAAGGACTATTTACCTGATTTGATAGACTCAATCGAGAAGAATTTTGTTGACTTAATAAGATTCAGTTCGTTTTTAAAATTCAATCAAACGATTTCTATTAATAACTTTTTAGCAGTTATCCCTCGGTTTTCATGGGAAAACTTTTTTCAAAACTTTTATAGATACAGTGATCACCCCTTTCTGGTAAAAAAGGAATTTTATGAGAAATATGGATATTACCTAGAGAATACTTCTGGTAGGTACGGTGAGACCGAATACGGTGTAAGATTAGCAAAATCAAAAGCCATAATTGGGATAACCAAGCAGCAATTTGCTTTTTCTATTGAAGAAAGTGAATCTACCTTAATTAATGAAATTGCTCCAACTGTTGGGAGCGGGATGCTCAATAAAAAGTCTCGCGTTATTCTTCGCGCTTTCCGCTTATACTTAGAATGGCTTTTATATAATAACAATAAACGTGGGTTGATTACTTATCGTAATGGGCGTAAGCTAAGCTCATGA
- a CDS encoding glycosyltransferase family 2 protein — MIEFIQHPNSKDNLAFHNGVELVLITGPTINQLIALAKSHPKEWIGWSKSRLMSIDWLELKRVANKPYKMVSKGAAPCFLTDYIDYIEDTPFINFKENYWYPTWIMSTDLGLIHSSVLVKVGKFNSSNNFEYDLNLISRKIQPQGVFCYSKLTKKSICRDQNSRLFLFVAQSRKARWLLFLLLCFIIFEKKFPLFASAKAMLLNSSHFNPEVEFSYGQNQEPFNDQLEYDVIIPTIGRPNYLKNVLRDLDSQQLKPKKVIIIEQNTVREAVSELNFLEEELWGFEIIHSFTHKAGACRARNEAISKTTAPWILLFDDDNRFSSDLMQKVARSLNEIGCKVLNFAYLQEGESENQKGYLQWAFFGSGCSIVHRDAIKKCRFDQALEYGYGEDADYGMQLRNNGFDVIYAPEIQVQHLKAPVGGFRQPVKFDWSDDELKPQPSPHVMYFRRKNYTSNQLHGYKLKLFFQNYLSSATKNPWRYYKQFNKRWQASVYYSERLTSSI; from the coding sequence ATGATTGAATTTATTCAGCATCCTAATTCAAAGGATAATCTAGCTTTCCATAATGGTGTGGAGCTTGTCTTAATAACCGGGCCTACCATTAATCAACTTATTGCTTTAGCGAAAAGTCATCCAAAAGAATGGATTGGCTGGTCGAAATCTAGACTCATGTCTATAGATTGGTTAGAGTTAAAACGAGTTGCAAACAAACCTTATAAAATGGTTAGTAAAGGTGCAGCTCCTTGTTTTTTAACGGACTACATTGATTATATAGAAGACACACCTTTTATCAATTTTAAGGAGAATTATTGGTACCCCACTTGGATCATGAGTACCGATCTTGGGCTTATACATTCTTCTGTATTGGTCAAAGTCGGTAAATTTAATTCAAGTAATAATTTTGAATACGATCTTAATTTAATTTCACGCAAAATTCAACCACAAGGTGTCTTCTGCTATTCAAAATTGACTAAAAAATCAATCTGTAGAGATCAAAATAGTCGTCTTTTTTTATTTGTAGCACAATCGAGAAAAGCTAGATGGCTTTTATTCCTGTTGCTCTGCTTCATTATATTTGAAAAAAAGTTTCCGTTATTCGCTTCCGCGAAAGCGATGCTATTAAACTCCTCTCATTTTAATCCAGAAGTAGAGTTTTCCTATGGTCAGAACCAAGAACCTTTCAACGACCAACTTGAGTATGATGTGATAATACCAACTATTGGTAGACCTAATTACCTCAAGAACGTATTAAGAGATCTTGATAGCCAGCAATTAAAGCCGAAAAAAGTAATTATCATTGAACAAAATACTGTTCGAGAAGCTGTTTCTGAATTAAACTTTCTAGAAGAAGAACTATGGGGTTTTGAGATTATCCATTCATTCACCCATAAGGCTGGAGCCTGCCGTGCTAGAAATGAGGCGATTAGTAAAACAACTGCTCCATGGATCTTGCTATTTGATGACGATAATAGATTTTCTAGCGATTTAATGCAAAAAGTAGCTAGGTCGCTAAATGAAATAGGATGTAAAGTATTAAACTTCGCATATTTGCAAGAAGGCGAAAGCGAAAATCAAAAGGGTTATCTGCAATGGGCGTTTTTTGGTTCAGGATGTTCGATCGTTCATAGGGATGCGATAAAAAAATGTCGATTTGATCAGGCTTTGGAATATGGTTACGGAGAGGATGCCGATTATGGGATGCAGCTGCGCAATAATGGTTTTGATGTAATTTATGCTCCAGAAATTCAAGTGCAGCACCTTAAAGCTCCAGTAGGTGGTTTTAGACAGCCAGTAAAATTTGATTGGAGTGATGATGAGCTTAAGCCACAACCTTCACCTCATGTGATGTATTTTAGACGTAAGAATTATACCAGCAATCAGCTGCACGGTTATAAATTGAAGTTATTTTTTCAGAACTACCTTAGTTCGGCCACCAAAAATCCCTGGCGCTATTATAAACAATTCAATAAAAGATGGCAGGCAAGCGTCTATTATTCTGAAAGACTTACTAGCTCAATATGA
- a CDS encoding glycosyltransferase family 4 protein: MHIAYLTPEYPHERIGSSGGLGTSIKNLAEELIASKIEVSIIVYGKHMSDHFKENGINFYILKQKYYKVGGFYFYRKHINAYLSRLIKEKGIDLLEAPDWTGITAFMKFKVPLVIRFHGSDTYFCRIEGRPQKWKNRFFETNAIKRAQAFIAPTNFAGQKSADLFKMKVNDVKVIHYGLQLDKFENPHPDNYQEFNLLNIGTLIRKKGVFQLLQIFTKVLNQFPKASLTLIGGDAPDIATGSYSTWELMKASVSTEVLSRIDYVGKLPYSEVQERVKNAHLCVFPSLAETLGMVTIESMALKKVVVNTNIGWAQDIIEQGVDGFMHHPNDVNAFLASIKTLFENKDRMLKIGAAARRKVECDFNIHKIVATNINYYQQIKDNHG; encoded by the coding sequence ATGCACATCGCCTATCTCACCCCAGAATATCCACACGAACGCATTGGCTCCAGCGGTGGCTTAGGTACGAGTATTAAAAATCTAGCAGAGGAATTAATTGCTTCTAAAATTGAAGTAAGCATCATCGTTTATGGGAAGCACATGTCGGATCATTTCAAGGAAAACGGCATCAATTTTTACATTTTAAAACAGAAGTATTATAAGGTAGGCGGTTTCTATTTTTACCGTAAGCATATCAATGCTTACTTAAGTAGACTCATAAAAGAAAAAGGCATCGATCTTCTGGAAGCACCGGACTGGACGGGTATTACAGCCTTTATGAAGTTCAAAGTTCCGCTGGTGATTCGTTTTCATGGGAGCGACACTTATTTTTGCCGCATCGAAGGAAGACCTCAAAAATGGAAAAACCGTTTCTTTGAGACCAACGCGATCAAAAGAGCGCAAGCATTCATAGCCCCAACAAATTTTGCAGGTCAAAAGAGTGCAGATTTGTTTAAAATGAAGGTTAACGATGTGAAAGTGATACATTATGGTTTACAGCTAGATAAATTTGAAAATCCTCATCCTGATAATTATCAGGAATTCAATCTTCTCAACATAGGTACACTCATACGCAAAAAAGGGGTTTTTCAGTTGTTGCAGATTTTTACGAAAGTATTAAATCAATTCCCTAAGGCTTCATTAACGTTGATTGGTGGAGATGCTCCTGATATTGCAACAGGTAGCTATTCTACATGGGAGCTTATGAAAGCTAGTGTTTCGACAGAGGTCCTAAGCCGTATAGATTATGTTGGTAAGTTACCTTATAGCGAGGTGCAGGAAAGGGTCAAGAATGCACACCTGTGTGTGTTTCCGTCACTCGCAGAAACCCTGGGAATGGTTACCATAGAATCCATGGCACTTAAAAAAGTAGTAGTGAACACAAACATAGGATGGGCCCAGGACATCATCGAGCAAGGTGTGGATGGATTCATGCATCATCCTAATGATGTCAACGCCTTTCTAGCTTCAATCAAGACACTTTTTGAAAATAAGGATAGGATGTTGAAAATCGGTGCTGCAGCACGAAGGAAGGTAGAGTGCGATTTTAATATCCATAAAATAGTGGCCACTAATATCAATTATTATCAGCAAATTAAGGATAACCATGGTTGA
- a CDS encoding glycosyltransferase family protein: MTSNTSSNKKVFILFPDGVGLRNFAFTQFKEIGEEQGFDITYWNNTIFPLQEELGYKEIKIASTKIHPKTPVLNHARKRVELSLSRKRTNDKVYSTYRFPLRWNSLKNMVKSSFVKYHEQFSASQKGWQQLVDQMYAAERSTQRYLEVKAQLSEHRPDLVFCTTQRATQAIAPILAAQDLGIKTACWIYSWDNLPKGMSTIETDYYFVWSDLMKAQLLEYYPKTKPDQIFVTGTPQFEPHYDEDILLSRKQFCEEHDLNEATRYICFSGDDQTTSPLDQYYLEDTAVAVRKLKEEGFDIGIIYRQVPIDFTGRYDDVLEKYRDVITPIAPLWKPMGQQWNQVMPTKADFARLVNTCYHSELVVNICSSMVFDFVIHGKPTIYPNYEQPQLTNGTRDIGQNYEYVHFRSMPNREKSVVWAMNKSQLYDGIKGLLDGSLNPVPVTQEWYGIVNKPESPQGASKRIWQGIAIILD, translated from the coding sequence TTGACTTCCAATACATCTTCAAACAAAAAAGTATTTATCCTTTTCCCAGACGGCGTCGGCCTGCGCAACTTTGCCTTCACGCAGTTCAAAGAGATTGGCGAGGAGCAAGGTTTTGACATCACTTATTGGAACAATACCATATTTCCACTGCAGGAAGAGTTGGGATACAAGGAAATAAAGATCGCTAGCACAAAGATTCATCCTAAAACGCCTGTGTTAAATCATGCAAGAAAAAGGGTGGAGTTATCGCTTTCGCGAAAGCGAACTAACGACAAGGTGTACAGCACGTATCGATTTCCGTTAAGATGGAACAGCTTGAAGAATATGGTCAAAAGCAGCTTTGTCAAATACCATGAGCAATTCAGCGCAAGCCAAAAGGGCTGGCAACAATTAGTAGATCAAATGTATGCTGCTGAACGATCAACGCAACGCTACCTAGAGGTAAAAGCACAGTTGTCAGAACACAGGCCTGATCTAGTTTTTTGCACCACACAGCGCGCTACTCAAGCGATTGCACCTATTCTTGCCGCACAGGATCTAGGAATCAAAACAGCTTGCTGGATTTACAGTTGGGACAATCTGCCAAAAGGAATGTCAACCATCGAGACGGATTACTACTTCGTCTGGTCTGATTTGATGAAAGCTCAGTTGTTGGAGTATTATCCTAAAACCAAACCAGACCAAATCTTTGTAACCGGTACGCCTCAATTTGAGCCGCACTATGATGAAGACATTCTGCTTTCGCGAAAGCAATTCTGCGAAGAGCATGATCTCAATGAAGCTACAAGGTATATCTGTTTTTCTGGCGATGACCAGACTACTTCACCGTTGGATCAATACTACCTGGAGGACACGGCCGTGGCCGTAAGAAAGCTTAAAGAAGAAGGCTTTGATATCGGTATTATTTACCGTCAGGTCCCCATTGACTTTACGGGTAGATATGATGATGTTTTGGAAAAATATCGCGATGTGATCACACCTATAGCACCTTTATGGAAACCTATGGGACAACAATGGAATCAAGTGATGCCCACTAAAGCTGATTTTGCCAGGCTGGTCAACACCTGCTACCATAGCGAGCTGGTGGTCAATATTTGCTCGAGCATGGTTTTTGATTTTGTGATACACGGTAAGCCAACCATTTATCCCAATTACGAACAGCCGCAGCTTACCAACGGAACTCGTGATATTGGGCAAAATTACGAGTACGTACATTTTAGATCCATGCCAAATCGGGAGAAAAGCGTGGTTTGGGCAATGAACAAGTCTCAGCTATATGATGGCATAAAAGGCTTGCTTGACGGCAGTCTCAATCCAGTGCCTGTCACTCAAGAATGGTATGGTATAGTGAATAAACCAGAATCACCACAGGGTGCTAGTAAGCGCATCTGGCAGGGAATAGCTATAATCTTAGACTAA
- a CDS encoding GIY-YIG nuclease family protein: protein MKYFTVYILECADASFYTGITSNLASRIAIHQSGKTRGYTSSRLPVKLVWYKEFIDDPSQAIIWEKRIKGWSRRKKKALINGDWDKMVQYSKNYTEYNHKID, encoded by the coding sequence ATGAAATACTTTACCGTTTACATACTAGAATGTGCTGACGCAAGTTTCTACACGGGAATCACTTCAAATCTCGCAAGCAGAATAGCGATTCATCAATCTGGAAAAACAAGAGGTTATACCAGCAGCCGACTTCCAGTAAAATTGGTATGGTATAAAGAATTTATTGATGATCCCAGCCAAGCTATTATTTGGGAAAAAAGAATAAAGGGATGGAGCAGGAGAAAGAAAAAAGCTTTGATTAATGGCGATTGGGATAAAATGGTGCAGTACTCCAAGAATTATACAGAATACAATCATAAGATTGATTAA